In Phaeobacter gallaeciensis DSM 26640, a genomic segment contains:
- a CDS encoding YqaE/Pmp3 family membrane protein has protein sequence MDLIRIIAAVILPPLGVFLQVGLGKHFWLNILLTLLGYIPGIVHAVWVIAREPQHA, from the coding sequence ATGGATCTTATTCGTATCATCGCCGCCGTTATTCTACCGCCGCTGGGCGTCTTTCTTCAAGTCGGTCTGGGCAAACATTTCTGGCTGAATATCCTGCTGACCCTGCTGGGCTATATCCCCGGCATCGTTCACGCCGTCTGGGTGATCGCACGGGAACCCCAACATGCCTAA
- a CDS encoding DUF4112 domain-containing protein: MPNVDTPHEERLQSLERLAHGMDRAFRVPVLGARIGWDSILGLVPGVGDALALAPAGYIVLSGYRMGASPGTLARMVGNIGVDAVIGTIPLVGDLFDIGWKANLRNVAILRRHLEKKTMAGEPLAIRLARRGFDHINAPTRKTLKAARNLPHRLHRRSGRATVSSTGEKRLRHS, translated from the coding sequence ATGCCTAATGTCGACACCCCGCATGAGGAGCGCCTTCAGTCGCTTGAGCGGCTGGCGCATGGCATGGACCGCGCCTTCCGCGTGCCTGTTCTGGGCGCGCGGATCGGCTGGGACAGCATCCTGGGACTGGTTCCGGGTGTCGGCGACGCGCTGGCACTGGCACCGGCGGGGTATATCGTGTTGTCCGGCTACCGCATGGGCGCGTCACCCGGTACACTTGCGCGGATGGTCGGTAACATTGGCGTTGACGCGGTGATCGGCACGATCCCCTTGGTGGGCGATCTGTTCGACATCGGCTGGAAAGCCAATTTGCGTAATGTTGCCATTCTGAGGCGGCATCTCGAAAAAAAGACGATGGCGGGCGAGCCTTTGGCCATACGGCTGGCCCGCAGGGGGTTCGATCATATCAACGCCCCAACCCGCAAGACATTGAAGGCCGCCCGTAACCTGCCTCACCGGTTGCATCGCCGCAGCGGTAGAGCGACCGTAAGCAGCACAGGCGAGAAACGTCTGCGTCACAGTTGA
- a CDS encoding mannose-1-phosphate guanylyltransferase, translating into MIYPIILAGATASDIASSADMVPMHFEDATGVESRFQTVLSAVAAPEFQAPTVLTSDIFAEVVHTQMEATGITGQLLLEPGATKTAAGVIAALHSLRAAADSLVLILPADQDFDDANQLQDALAQGVLAAQQGDIVMLGVQTDRACRSHGYIECARSLVADGVTPVSKFLDQRNPAFDGWREQPAAKLWNTGIYLARLDTLLAAYKKHAARILMPSKTAVARGLQVDGILTLDAESYRRSRDIPFENAVLRHLDGLSVVELDAGWNELDAWQVEPEVASDAEWEAWLSGSVSGEAGWCKTLPHSRRAPAERPAATMRESSDAATLASWYSDQLREGGARTADQGAIESWGHSETLDMGAQHIVKHLTVLPGQSLPLSVATLGTHWRVVEGSAMISSQERVQMVWRDQSLTSGGEIQQIDNIGIRPLHLIEVAPARSVRMAERRILSGVA; encoded by the coding sequence ATGATCTACCCTATCATTCTCGCCGGAGCCACAGCTTCCGATATCGCCAGCAGCGCAGATATGGTGCCCATGCATTTTGAAGACGCCACGGGTGTCGAGAGCCGCTTTCAAACTGTCCTGTCGGCTGTTGCCGCGCCTGAATTTCAGGCGCCGACAGTTCTGACCAGTGATATCTTTGCTGAGGTGGTTCACACGCAGATGGAGGCAACAGGCATCACCGGGCAGTTGCTGCTGGAACCCGGAGCCACCAAAACCGCTGCAGGTGTGATCGCGGCTTTGCATAGCCTGCGGGCAGCGGCTGACAGTCTTGTTCTGATCCTGCCTGCGGATCAGGATTTTGATGACGCCAACCAGCTTCAGGATGCTTTGGCTCAGGGGGTTCTGGCAGCGCAGCAGGGCGATATAGTGATGTTGGGGGTGCAAACGGATCGTGCTTGCCGCAGCCATGGCTACATTGAATGTGCCCGCAGCTTGGTTGCCGATGGCGTCACCCCGGTCAGCAAGTTCCTCGATCAGCGCAACCCGGCCTTCGATGGCTGGCGTGAACAGCCTGCCGCAAAGCTTTGGAACACTGGCATTTACCTTGCCCGGCTCGACACGCTGCTGGCAGCCTACAAAAAGCATGCCGCCCGGATCCTGATGCCGAGCAAGACGGCGGTTGCCCGAGGCCTTCAGGTTGACGGTATCTTGACGCTGGACGCCGAAAGCTATCGCCGCTCCCGTGACATCCCCTTTGAAAATGCGGTGCTGCGCCATCTTGATGGTCTTTCGGTTGTGGAACTTGATGCGGGCTGGAATGAACTTGACGCTTGGCAGGTGGAGCCTGAGGTCGCCAGCGATGCCGAATGGGAGGCTTGGCTGTCCGGTAGCGTCTCCGGTGAGGCTGGCTGGTGCAAAACCCTGCCGCATAGCCGCAGGGCGCCTGCCGAACGCCCCGCCGCCACAATGCGCGAGAGCAGCGATGCCGCGACGTTGGCTAGCTGGTATAGCGATCAGCTGCGCGAAGGGGGGGCTCGCACTGCCGACCAAGGCGCGATCGAGAGCTGGGGTCACAGCGAGACTCTCGATATGGGCGCGCAGCATATCGTCAAACATTTGACTGTGTTGCCCGGACAAAGCCTGCCGCTTTCGGTGGCAACCCTCGGCACCCATTGGCGGGTGGTTGAAGGATCCGCAATGATCTCGTCGCAGGAGCGGGTACAGATGGTCTGGCGGGATCAGAGCCTCACCAGCGGCGGCGAAATTCAGCAGATCGATAATATCGGCATTCGCCCCCTGCACCTGATCGAAGTGGCGCCGGCCCGCAGCGTCCGGATGGCAGAACGCAGGATCCTGTCTGGCGTTGCTTAG
- a CDS encoding Crp/Fnr family transcriptional regulator, with protein sequence MTPAHPLWIDRFAGLARLDAETKAHILAEAVQINVPKGTVIFGPGKSPENMLFLLDGTVRVQQVSYSGREILLYRINAGESCVLTTACLLAYEDYAAEGIAETDVAAAALPRSVFDALVATSAEFRSFVFSAFSKRITDLFLVIDEVAFQRVDVRLAQGLLDLAGADDHLAVTHQQLAVDLGTAREVVSRQMQEFQRRGWVQLARGSIDLVNREALQQLAGR encoded by the coding sequence ATGACCCCGGCACACCCCCTCTGGATTGATCGGTTCGCCGGATTGGCCAGGTTGGATGCAGAAACCAAGGCGCATATCCTCGCTGAGGCCGTGCAGATAAACGTGCCGAAAGGCACAGTGATTTTTGGACCCGGCAAATCACCCGAAAACATGCTGTTCCTGCTGGACGGAACGGTGCGGGTGCAGCAGGTTTCCTACAGCGGGCGCGAGATCCTGCTGTACCGGATCAATGCGGGCGAAAGCTGTGTGCTGACCACCGCCTGCCTGCTGGCCTATGAGGATTACGCAGCAGAAGGCATTGCCGAGACAGATGTTGCCGCCGCTGCCCTGCCCCGTTCGGTGTTTGACGCGCTGGTCGCCACCTCGGCAGAGTTCCGCAGTTTTGTCTTCTCGGCCTTCTCCAAGCGGATCACCGATTTGTTTCTGGTGATTGACGAGGTTGCGTTTCAGCGCGTTGACGTGCGGCTGGCGCAGGGGCTTTTGGATCTGGCCGGAGCAGATGATCATCTGGCGGTGACCCATCAGCAACTGGCCGTGGATCTGGGCACCGCCCGCGAGGTGGTGTCGCGCCAGATGCAGGAGTTTCAGCGCCGTGGCTGGGTGCAGCTGGCGCGTGGCAGTATCGACCTGGTGAACCGCGAGGCGTTGCAGCAGCTGGCCGGGCGCTAA
- a CDS encoding SulP family inorganic anion transporter, with product MPSLLTRYVPLLTWGREYDRLTLTNDLIAAVIVTIMLIPQSLAYALLAGLPPEAGLYASIVPILLYAVFGTSRALAVGPVAVVSLMTAASLSQITAQGSMGYAVAALSLAVLSGAILLAMGLLRLGFLANFLSHPVIAGFITASGVLIATSQIKHLLGITAEGHTLPELVLSLLEHLPQLNWPTALIGGGATAFLFWVRRGLNPALRRLGVGTRMAGFLTKAGPVAAVVVTTLTVWGLGLAESGVKIVGAVPQALPPLTLPDLSQDLLAQLLLPAVLISVIGFVESISVAQTLAAKRRQRIDPDQELIGLGTANLGAAFTGGFPVTGGFSRSVVNFDAGAETPAAGAFTAVGLAIAAVALTPLIYFLPKATLAATIITAVLGLVDFSILRKSWDYSKADFAAVLATITLTLLMGVEAGVSAGVVLSILLHLYKSSRPHIAEVGRVPGTEHFRNILRHEVETYPSLLTLRVDESLFFANARFLEDCIHRRVADDPVIDHVVLHCAAINDIDLSALESLEEIMHRLSEMGVMLHLSEVKGPVMDRLRRGALLDHLTGKVFLSQHDAVEALRPAGSEARLSAPSLRS from the coding sequence ATGCCCTCTCTCCTGACCCGCTATGTCCCGCTTTTGACCTGGGGGCGGGAGTATGACCGACTGACCCTGACCAATGACCTGATCGCAGCGGTGATTGTCACCATCATGTTGATCCCGCAGTCGCTGGCCTATGCGTTGCTGGCGGGTTTGCCGCCTGAGGCCGGGCTTTATGCCTCAATCGTGCCAATCCTGCTCTATGCGGTGTTTGGCACCAGTCGGGCGCTGGCGGTGGGCCCCGTCGCCGTGGTGTCGCTGATGACTGCCGCCAGCCTCAGCCAAATCACCGCACAGGGAAGCATGGGCTACGCGGTTGCGGCCCTGTCGCTGGCCGTGCTGTCGGGCGCGATCCTATTGGCGATGGGGCTGCTGCGGCTGGGGTTTCTAGCAAATTTCCTGTCACATCCGGTGATTGCCGGATTTATCACCGCCTCCGGCGTGCTGATCGCCACCAGTCAGATCAAGCACCTGCTAGGGATCACAGCCGAAGGTCATACGCTGCCGGAGTTGGTCCTGTCACTGTTGGAGCATCTGCCGCAGCTCAACTGGCCAACCGCGCTGATCGGCGGCGGCGCGACAGCATTTCTGTTCTGGGTGCGGCGCGGGCTGAACCCGGCCCTGCGTCGGCTCGGGGTCGGGACGCGCATGGCGGGTTTTCTGACCAAAGCCGGGCCAGTTGCGGCGGTTGTCGTGACCACGCTGACCGTCTGGGGACTAGGGCTGGCAGAAAGTGGTGTGAAGATTGTCGGCGCGGTGCCGCAAGCGCTGCCACCCCTCACTCTGCCGGATCTGTCACAGGATCTGCTGGCGCAGCTGCTGCTACCTGCGGTACTGATTTCCGTCATCGGATTTGTGGAATCGATTTCCGTGGCGCAAACGCTCGCCGCAAAGCGGCGGCAGCGGATCGACCCGGATCAGGAGCTGATCGGACTGGGCACCGCCAACCTTGGCGCGGCTTTTACCGGCGGCTTTCCGGTGACCGGTGGGTTCTCCCGTTCAGTGGTGAATTTTGATGCCGGAGCGGAAACCCCTGCAGCGGGCGCGTTCACCGCAGTTGGGCTGGCAATTGCCGCCGTTGCCCTAACGCCGCTGATCTACTTCCTGCCCAAGGCGACCCTTGCCGCGACCATCATCACCGCCGTTTTGGGGTTGGTGGATTTCTCTATCCTGCGCAAGAGCTGGGACTATTCCAAAGCAGATTTTGCCGCTGTTCTGGCCACCATCACGCTGACGCTGTTGATGGGTGTCGAGGCGGGCGTTTCGGCTGGGGTGGTCCTGTCGATTTTGCTGCATCTCTACAAATCTTCCCGCCCGCATATTGCCGAGGTGGGTCGGGTGCCGGGCACCGAACACTTCCGCAATATCCTGCGCCATGAGGTGGAGACCTACCCCAGCCTGCTGACCCTGCGCGTCGACGAGAGCCTGTTTTTTGCCAACGCTCGTTTTCTGGAGGATTGCATCCACAGGCGGGTGGCGGATGACCCTGTCATCGATCATGTCGTGCTGCACTGCGCCGCGATCAACGACATCGACCTCAGTGCACTGGAATCCCTAGAGGAAATCATGCACCGGCTGTCAGAGATGGGCGTGATGCTGCATCTGTCAGAGGTGAAGGGGCCGGTGATGGACCGGTTGCGGCGCGGGGCGCTGCTGGATCACCTCACTGGCAAGGTCTTCCTGAGCCAGCACGATGCGGTGGAGGCATTGCGGCCTGCTGGGAGCGAGGCACGTCTCTCCGCACCGTCCCTCAGGAGCTAG
- the ndk gene encoding nucleoside-diphosphate kinase, with amino-acid sequence MALERTFSIIKPDATRRNLTGKINAKFEDAGLRVVAQKRIHLTKAQAGEFYAVHAERPFYDELCEFMASAPIVAQVLEGENAIAKNREVMGATNPADAAAGTIRAEFAESVGENSVHGSDAPETAAVEIAYFFSGLELVG; translated from the coding sequence ATGGCTCTGGAACGTACCTTTTCGATCATCAAACCCGATGCAACCCGTCGCAACCTGACCGGTAAAATCAACGCCAAGTTCGAAGACGCAGGTCTGCGCGTTGTCGCCCAAAAGCGCATCCACCTGACCAAAGCGCAAGCGGGCGAATTCTACGCCGTACACGCTGAGCGTCCGTTCTACGACGAACTTTGCGAATTCATGGCATCCGCGCCGATCGTTGCTCAGGTTCTGGAAGGCGAAAACGCCATCGCGAAAAACCGCGAAGTCATGGGCGCAACCAACCCGGCCGACGCTGCTGCGGGCACCATCCGCGCTGAGTTCGCCGAATCCGTTGGCGAAAACTCCGTTCACGGTTCCGACGCACCGGAAACCGCTGCGGTTGAGATCGCGTATTTCTTCTCCGGTCTGGAACTGGTCGGCTAA
- a CDS encoding TfoX/Sxy family protein: protein MSTPVSSIRNLGPAFEAACTKAGIPSAEALRALGADAAYTRLLEAGNRPHFIGYYVLVMALQGRPWNDCKGAEKAELRKRFDALKAGSFDDRKSEFERALNEIGVIERQ, encoded by the coding sequence ATGTCCACTCCTGTATCCTCCATCCGCAATCTTGGCCCTGCCTTTGAGGCGGCCTGCACCAAGGCGGGCATCCCCTCTGCCGAGGCGCTGCGCGCGCTGGGGGCGGATGCGGCCTATACCCGACTGCTGGAGGCGGGCAACCGGCCGCATTTCATCGGTTATTACGTCTTGGTGATGGCCCTGCAGGGGCGGCCCTGGAACGACTGTAAAGGGGCCGAGAAAGCAGAGCTGCGCAAACGATTTGATGCGCTGAAAGCTGGCAGCTTTGATGACCGTAAGTCGGAATTCGAGCGTGCGCTTAATGAGATCGGTGTGATCGAGCGGCAGTGA
- a CDS encoding YgaP family membrane protein: MTRNVGTLDRMIRLMLGVALIAAPFVSGFAIFAATWATVLSVVVGVVMLLVALTRSCPVYTMLGLRSCKL, from the coding sequence ATGACCAGAAACGTCGGCACCCTCGACCGGATGATACGCCTGATGCTGGGCGTGGCCCTCATTGCCGCGCCCTTTGTCAGCGGATTTGCCATTTTTGCCGCAACCTGGGCCACGGTGTTGTCGGTGGTTGTCGGGGTGGTGATGCTTCTGGTGGCGCTCACCCGCAGCTGCCCAGTCTACACGATGCTTGGTTTGCGCAGCTGCAAGCTCTGA